Part of the Acidimicrobiia bacterium genome, ACCCCGGCGACATCGACATCTCTCCGGGGGAGACGGTCGAGTTCATCGTCACCAACACGGGGGTCGTCGCCCATGAGTTCGTCGTCACGAATCAATCCGAGATCGACGAGCACCTCGAAGCCGGCCACGCCACGGGCCATGGGGACGAAGACGTGGCGAACATGGATGAGATGGACGGCATGGAGGGAATGGCTGCCCGGGAGGTCCAAGTCGAACCCGGAGAGACGAAGTCCCTGACCATCACCTTCGACGACGCCGGCGACCTGGCTCGCTTCG contains:
- a CDS encoding plastocyanin/azurin family copper-binding protein; this encodes MKRLAIAVAVLALVVAACGDSAGTTDNPRKIEIDAGDFAFNPGDIDISPGETVEFIVTNTGVVAHEFVVTNQSEIDEHLEAGHATGHGDEDVANMDEMDGMEGMAAREVQVEPGETKSLTITFDDAGDLARFACLIEGHYEAGMVGDFNFEG